One genomic region from Rosa rugosa chromosome 1, drRosRugo1.1, whole genome shotgun sequence encodes:
- the LOC133744897 gene encoding protein EPIDERMAL PATTERNING FACTOR 1-like, with the protein MKGCNVTVIAVLLVLLLVPAAMSARHIARPHSRHVRNLRSSSAVPTSTTMTATKDHRSTHVAAGKFLRKGPDTLQVAGSSLPDCSHACGSCTPCRLVMVSFVCASIEEAETCPMAYKCMCNNKSYPVP; encoded by the exons ATGAAGGGTTGCAATGTTACTGTCATCGCAGTTCTCCTTGTTCTTCTTTTAGTTCCAGCTGCCATGTCTGCTAGGCACATAGCTCGCCCTCACTCAC GTCATGTACGTAATCTGCGTTCTTCATCTGCGGTACCAACAAGTACTACTATGACCGCAACAAAAGATCATCGGAGTACTCATGTGGCTGCAGGAAAATTCCTCAGAAAGGGGCCGGACACACTCCAAGTGGCAGGCTCTTCGCTACCGGATTGTTCACACGCCTGCGGATCTTGCACGCCCTGTAGACTGGTGATGGTGAGCTTCGTTTGCGCGTCGATAGAGGAAGCTGAGACTTGCCCCATGGCTTACAAGTGCATGTGTAATAACAAGTCTTACCCCGTTCCGTAA
- the LOC133744904 gene encoding NDR1/HIN1-like protein 13 yields the protein MMVQDQQFPGPHGRNAPRYAPAGARRSRHPCLKCYCWCCCGLFVLLLLFAGVVAAAFAIINPSYPKYVISDLTSNAFNLTEDFDLHARFVVTVVANNPNKYISIVYGKDSSVDLSFRNETFRNGSSSFVKLCSGMMPEFKQPTTNITSMKIDLKGDLTKGDFTTGKNNSVAATNFNDKVKSNSIPLVVAVKTRVNVIILGNEINHLQVGIAANCSMDVNTLSAGKEIKMSNITYYSVALNFHP from the coding sequence ATGATGGTCCAAGATCAGCAGTTCCCAGGTCCCCACGGGCGTAACGCTCCTCGGTACGCTCCAGCCGGAGCTCGCCGCTCAAGACATCCTTGCCTAAAATGCTATTGTTGGTGCTGTTGTGGCCTTTTTGTCCTCCTATTGCTATTCGCAGGCGTCGTTGCCGCGGCCTTTGCAATAATCAATCCCAGCTATCCCAAATACGTCATTTCTGACCTCACCTCCAATGCCTTCAACTTGACAGAGGATTTCGACCTCCACGCTCGCTTTGTGGTCACGGTCGTAGCCAACAACCCTAACAAATATATCAGCATTGTCTACGGGAAGGACAGCTCCGTAGACCTCTCTTTTAGAAACGAAACGTTTAGAAACGGATCGTCATCCTTTGTCAAGCTTTGTTCTGGGATGATGCCGGAGTTCAAGCAACCCACAACCAATATCACATCGATGAAAATTGACCTCAAAGGTGACTTAACCAAGGGTGACTTTACCACCGGTAAAAATAATTCCGTCGCCGCTACTAACTTCAATGACAAGGTGAAGAGCAACAGCATCCCTTTGGTCGTTGCAGTCAAGACACGCGTAAACGTGATCATTTTAGGCAACGAAATCAATCACCTGCAGGTTGGGATTGCAGCCAACTGCTCCATGGACGTTAATACTTTGTCTGCAGGCAAGGAAATAAAGATGTCAAACATCACATATTACTCGGTTGCTTTAAATTTTCATCCCTAA
- the LOC133726159 gene encoding NDR1/HIN1-like protein 13, protein MHPGPYNPPPGAYPPPGPYGRNVPRYGHPGAGSRRGGCSCLKVYCCCCCCLFITLVLIIGGIVLAYFIIKPHTPKFSIDKFEVKSFNISDDFSLKSHLEITAKADNPNKYIEITYGEGKEPKDNSVQVSYSNVTLCSGTIPNIFQPKKNVTMIKIDLKGDLKKEDWAAGSGDSLASKLKNNDKIPLLVAIKAPVKVKLGSWWVTKDEPLVVSINATMNVKNLAEGKNPEISDKKYSIGLLFGKIYTKLS, encoded by the coding sequence ATGCACCCAGGGCCTTACAACCCGCCACCAGGTGCCTACCCGCCTCCTGGACCCTATGGCCGTAACGTTCCTCGTTATGGCCATCCTGGAGCAGGCAGTCGTAGAGGTGGCTGCAGTTGCTTAAAGGTGtattgttgttgctgctgctgcttgtTCATAACCCTAGTGCTGATTATCGGTGGCATCGTTCTTGCCTACTTTATAATCAAGCCTCACACACCCAAATTCAGCATCGATAAATTTGAAGTCAAATCCTTCAACATTAGCGACGATTTCAGCCTCAAGTCACACCTTGAGATCACTGCAAAAGCTGACAATCCCAACAAGTACATCGAAATCACATACGGAGAAGGAAAGGAGCCGAAGGACAACTCGGTCCAAGTCTCGTACTCAAATGTCACGCTTTGTTCCGGGACCATCCCAAATATCTTTCAACCCAAAAAGAACGTGACAATGATTAAAATCGATCTCAAAGGGGACTTGAAAAAAGAAGATTGGGCAGCAGGCTCCGGTGACTCACTTGCATCGAAGTTGAAGAACAACGACAAGATCCCTTTGCTTGTTGCAATAAAAGCACCAGTTAAGGTAAAGCTTGGAAGTTGGTGGGTAACGAAGGATGAGCCGTTGGTTGTTAGTATCAACGCCACCATGAACGTCAAGAATCTTGCTGAAGGCAAGAACCCAGAGATTTCAGACAAAAAATATTCTATAGGTCTTTTATTCGGCAAGATTTATACTAAGCTTTCCTAA